DNA sequence from the Carassius carassius chromosome 6, fCarCar2.1, whole genome shotgun sequence genome:
AATTGTGGAATGGTCATCAgggtaaaatatattattttagataAAGATAAAGTACATGAAGTGTGAATAAACCCATTCTACATTTGTCCCATAACATTATATACATACTACCAAATAAATCTTACATTCAGAAAACAAGATTATCATTACTTTACTTAacataattttcaaataaataaaattattccttaaatagtcgtttttttttttctaaatcacaGTTGCATCACATTTGGAGATGTCCTGTATACCAAGTAATATAGGAAAATTAATACACTTTTAAGCATTTAAAGTTTGTTCTTGAATATCTCTAGAAGAGACTGTTTCGAGTGGTGTACTGCACATTGTATGACCGTCTTCTGTGCCAACGTCTTCTGATTGCTGCACAGCAACCACACAGCAAACACTGAACACGTACATAGACAAAGTGAGAGTTAGCATCATGGAAGGTAATTTCATACACTTTAAACTGCTTTTAATCAGCTGTACATTATAAACCAAATAAAAAGGCAGATTTAAGTCTATTTTAAGACAAAATAGTAAAGCTTGCATTAACATGTCTTTAATCACTTTACTTCCGATGCACATATTTGACATTCAGTCATCATAATACTTACGCAAAGAAGAATCCAGCAAGGTACAAGCCCGATGATAATAGCACAGGGGACAATGATAGCTACAACCCAAGCTGCATTAGTACTGTTGTTGTAAATGGTAGTGTGCAGAATTGTGGGGTAAAAGGTGGTTGGAGCGGCTGTTGTAGTAAATCCGAGCAAAGTTGTGACCAAGCTGAAACTGCCGATGTCACTGTCTGTGAAAACATACTCTACATTGGCCTCAATTACGGTGGAATTACCCCTGTgcagaaatgtaaatgtacaattagaaattaagcaaaataaataaactgatctTCCCTTCCCTCACCCAAAATCTactcattaaatatatatttacatacatacatacatacatacagtacatatactgAGCCAGAACTTACTTGAAAACGATTTGATTGAAATTAAAGTCAgtagttgttgttttatttaggaTTGTGGATACCTGAAATGcagaaatacatttctattgattaatttgtttataatattaTCATGTGTTATTGtgactgaaataaaacaatttctcTATTCTCAATTTCTCAATGTGTGTAACTCACAAATGAATTCATATAGGTCTGGATCACTTTATAGGTCTCATTCCTGAATTCAAGGTTCTGAGGCATGGACACATTGCTGATTTCAAATCCAAAGTTAAGAGAGAAGGAGTAATCATCAATTTCTTTAGaaagaaagcaaaaacaaaacaatagttAGTTGTGGAGTGGTATGCGGATGATGAAATTTCACTTATCCATTCAGGGATACTGATTTTCTTGCAAAAGAAGCTATAAAAGCTTACTACATAATGTACACCATTTGCATTAAAATTTTATATGCACCATGAAAAAGACAAGAGAGAAAAACTCACTTGTATAGGTGACATTTACAAAGCTCACAAGTTCAGTAAAATCTTTTGTTGTAAGGGCTCGTTTAGTTCTCATTTTCATTCCATTCAACAGAGTGTTAGCTACTTGTATAACGTCACTCTGACTTGGTATAGCACCCCGCGTTCTAAACACAAGCTTGATGTATATGATCACCTTCCCAAGCCTGCAACAGaagatacattttcttatttggataatttatttcatattacCATTTATTTTCAAAAGATGATAATAAAGAGCAATGTAAAGAGAAAATTAATTATTGCTCTTACAAGTTCGGTGGAGAAGGTGTTGTCAGAGTGCTGGCTGTcgttaaaactgtaaaataaagtaatgATTAGTAGAGAAGAATCATGCTTTAAATTATAGTATGGGGTATTTATATTGCAAGGCATATAAAATGTGACAACAGGTGTGGATGTGGTAATACCTTCATTCGCTTTGAATATTTCCTTGACAAAGGTGCTATTTGTGTTCAAGTCACTTTCTGAGAAAACATACTGAACACTGGCAAGAATCACTGTGCTATTATCCCTGTGTGAAGATTCAAACATGCAAAGAGGAACAAAAGTGGTAATCAAAAAAAATTTACCTCATAAGCCATTTACTCACACCAAAAACTACTCAATGATAAAAGCACATTTTGTACCATCGTTAACCTCAGATAGCACATCAgcaagatgtcagttttacatacattctaaatcataaacatcctatagacgtattgcagataaGCAAGAACTctaaaaaatacatcttgcatatgtaaatgcagacgtcaaatagaGTCTCTGTGATGTACATGTGCTATCAGGGAAGACATTTCTTCAGATTCAGAACTTACTTGAATTCAACGTGACGGAGATCAAACTGAGAAGCTGAGGGGTCTTTTAGGATTTCGTTAAGCTGGAGAGTGGAGTAAAAAATAAAGAgagtaatgtttattaatgttaaagTTAATGTGATTAGAATAAGGCAAATTCATTTTCATAGCAAGTTTTTTTGGAAAACCATTAAGTAAAAGTGTCTCCAACTCACTAATCCATTTATAGTGCTTTTGATTGAAGTGTAAGTTTCATTCCTTAGTTCAATTTTCTCAGACATGGATATATTGCTGATTTCAAATCCAAATGTGAGAGTATAGGAGGTATCATTAATTCCTTTAAACAAACAACAGAAAATGATTAGTTGTGTGGTTATATGTTGGTGGCAAAAATGTTCATTAAAAGCATGCTACTATAGGTcaacacagtactgtatatactgtatacatcacAAATGTCTAATTCAGAACAAAAAGTAgtcaaaaaaggagaaaaaaactcACTTGTATAGGTGACATTCAAAAGGCTCGCGTCCTGGGTTCGTGTTGAGAATTCTTTAGTGCTGTAACGTGGGCTAATCAAAGATTTGGCCAACTGTAGAATGATGGTTTCACTTGGTATTTGGCCCAATGTGATAAACACCAATTGAATATTTATATAAACCTTCCCCAACCTACCAAAGATGATAGAATAACAGGAATGTAAAGACAGATTCATAAAATAACTGGCCTTTACAAAATGACAATGGAATCATGGCTCTTACAATGTTGGTGGAGAAGTTGTACTTGTTGTCAGAGTGCTAGCTGTTGTTAAGACTGTAAAATGAAGTAGTGATTAGTGGAGGAGGCTTGCAGTTACTGTATTTGGTGTTTGTGgagcaacacatttaaaaaaaataaaagcattgttTGATTTACAGTTTTGACAAACCTGTCAATGAATTAAGTGCCTGTAGGAAACTGACTGGTTTTATGAAATCTGTATCTTGGAAGTTGTACACCATACTGCCCTCAATCTGATTTAATGTACTCCTATAGAAAAACAACAATATCATACAGTATCTGTTGCATACAGTATCAGGACATAActgaatatgcacagatcaatcaCTGAGAATTTTctaggaaatgtatttatttattttcatgatttcatgtgagaaaaaaaaggttataaaatAGACTCATCATACTTGAAGTTTGATGATTTGGGTTGTAAAGTTGGACTTCCAGGTTCgttcagaagagtgttcagctgaaggggAAAATTCAAACCATTCATCAGTTTCTCATGAAGACTGCCATTGAAACTAAGCCTTTTTAGACTGCTCAGTTTTGAAGTTTACCGCATTATTGCTGGTATCCTGCACTTGCTGGGTGGTTTTGCCTCTAGACACAGGGTCCTCTGGCATGCTGATGTTAATCacgttaaatgtaaagaccacagcataggaagtttctgagatttctgtttggaagGAAATGGTAGTTTGAAGATTTGTCAAAAGCCTGTAATACATCATTGTATAACTTAATctcatttaaaatctttttaaggGAAAATGATGACACTAACTCTCATAGGTGACATTCAGCACCTTCACCGATTCATTGAGCTGTGACTCTCTGGAACTACGGAGAGTATTGATAGCTCTGAGGACCAGAGATTCACTGGGCActggagatgaggagttgaaaaccagcttgcttgtgaccactgctgaaccagatctgtaaatataaccacttttgtTTAATGTACATCCATTTTTTCTATTGAAATCATGACTTGTACATTTATGATTTCTCTCAAAATAGAAAACCAAAATTTACATGAGGTTGGGAGTAGTAACAGAAACACTGGCTGTTGTTTCTGGAAacactgttgtagtggttggtagacgtagctcattgaggaagctgactggttgtatgatatctccatcctggaagctgtattccatcttgccatcaatctggtttgaagtgctcctgcagaacaaacaaaTTGTGTTGTTAAAGGACTTCAATCCATATTGAAACATAATTCATGGAAATAACACAGCTgacactacttctactactaaatGATTTGGATTCATTTAATAAGCTATAATATATAGAGACAAAGTGAAGATTGCAATGTCTATTTGCATCTTACGTGAAGTTGGCGGTCTTGGGTTGTAAAGTTGgactgccaggttcattcagaagagtgttcagctaAAGGTGGAAAATCAAACCATTCATAAGCTTCTGAAGAAGACTGGCATTGAACCTAAGACATATAATACtgttcattttttaagtttaccgCATTATTGATGGTATCTTGCACATGCTGGGTGGTTTTGCCTCTAGACACAGGGTCCTCTGGCATGCTGATGTTAATCacgttaaatgtaaagaccacagcataggaggTTTCTGAGATCTCTGTTTGGAAGGAAATGGTAGTTTAAAGATTTGTCAAAAGCCTGTAATACATCATTGTATaacataatttcatttaaaatcttttgaagggaaaattatgacacttactctcataggtgaCATTAATCACCTTAACCGATTCATTGAGCTGTGACTCTCTGGAATGACGGAGAGTATTGATAGCTCTGAGGACCAGAGATTCACTGGGAATTGGAGATAAGGAGAtgaacaccagcttgcttgtgaccactgctgaaccagatctgtaaatataaccacttttgtTTAATGTACATCCATTTTCTCTATTGAAATTATGACTTGTACATTTATGATTTCTCTCAAAATAGAAAACCAAATTTTACATGAGGTTTGGAGTAGTAACAAAAACACTGGCTGTTGTTTCTGGAAAAACTGTTGTAGTGGTTGGTAGACgtagctcattgaggaagctgactggttgtatgacatctccatcctggaagctgtattccatcttgccatcaatctggtttgaagtgctcctgcagaacaaacaaaatgtgttgttaaaggaCTTCAATCCATATTGAAACATAATTCATGGAAATAACACAGCTgacactacttctactactaaatGATTTGGATTCATTTAATAAGCTATAATATATAGAGACAAAGTGAAGATTGCAATGTCTATTTGCATCTTACGTGAAGTTGGCGGTCTTGGGTTGTAAAGTTGgactgccaggttcattcagaagagtgttcagctaAAGGTGGAAAATCAAACCATTCATAAGCTTCTGAAGAAGACTGGCATTGAACCTAAGACATATAATACtgttcattttttaagtttaccgcattattgatggtatcttgcacttgctgggtggttttgcctctagacacagggtcctctggcatgctgatgttaatcacgttaaatgtaaagaccacagcataggaggtttctgagatttctgtttggaagAAAATGGTAGTTTAAAGATTTGTCAAAAGCCTGTAATACATCATTGTATaacataatttcatttaaaatctttCGAAGGGAAAATtatgacacttactctcatagATGACATTCAGCACCTTCACCGATTCATTGAGCTGTGACTCTCTGGAATGACGGAGAGTATTGATAGCACTGAGGACCAGAGATTCACTGGGAATTGGAGATGAGGAGAtgaacaccagcttgcttgtgaccactgctgaaccagatctgtaaatataaccacttttgtTTAATGTACATCCATTTTCTCTATTGAAATTATGACTTGTACATTTATGATTTCTCTCAAAATAGAAAACCAAATTTTACATGAGGTTGGGAGTAGTAACAGAAACACTGGCTGTTGTTTCTGGAAACACTGCTGTAGTGGTTGGTAGACgtagctcattgaggaagctgactggttgtatgacatctccatcctggaagctATATTCCATCTTGCCATCAATCTGGTTTAAAGtgctcctgcagaacaaacaaaatgtgttgttaaaggaCTTCAATCCATATTGAAACATAATTCATGGAAATAACACAGCTgacactacttctactactaaatGATTTGGATTCATTTAATAAGCTATAATATATAGAGACAAAGTGAAGATTGCAATGTCCATTTGCATCTTACGTGAAGTTGGCGGTTTTGGGTTGTAAAGTTGgactgccaggttcattcagaagagtgttcagctaAAGGTGGAAAATCAAACCATTCATAAGCTTCTGAAGAAGACTGGCATTGATCCTAAGACATAATATACtgttcattttttaagtttaccgcattattgatggtatcttgcacttgctgggtggttttgcctctagacacagggtcctctggcatgctgatgttaatcacgttaaatgtaaagaccacagcataggaggtttctgagatttctgtttggaagGAAATGGTAGTTTGAGGATTTGTCAAAAGCCCATTATACATTATTGTATAacttaataacatttaaaatcttttgaagggaaaattatgacacttactctcataggtgaCATTAATCACCTTAACCGATTCATTGAGCTGTGACTCTCTGGAATGACGGAGAGTATTGATAGCACTGAGGACCAGAGATTCACTGGGAATTGGAGATGAGGAGAtgaacaccagcttgcttgtgaccactgctgaaccagatctgtaaatataaccacttttgtTTAATGTACATCCATTTTCTCTATTGAAATTATTACTTGTACATTTATGATTTCTCTCAAAATAGAAAACCAAATTTTACA
Encoded proteins:
- the LOC132141694 gene encoding uncharacterized protein LOC132141694; translation: MPEDPVSRGKTTQQVQDTSNNALNTLLNEPGSPTLQPKSSNFKSTLNQIEGSMVYNFQDTDFIKPVSFLQALNSLTVLTTASTLTTSTTSPPTLLGKVYINIQLVFITLGQIPSETIILQLAKSLISPRYSTKEFSTRTQDASLLNVTYTRINDTSYTLTFGFEISNISMSEKIELRNETYTSIKSTINGLLNEILKDPSASQFDLRHVEFKDNSTVILASVQYVFSESDLNTNSTFVKEIFKANEVLTTASTLTTPSPPNLLGKVIIYIKLVFRTRGAIPSQSDVIQVANTLLNGMKMRTKRALTTKDFTELVSFVNVTYTKIDDYSFSLNFGFEISNVSMPQNLEFRNETYKVIQTYMNSFVSTILNKTTTTDFNFNQIVFKGNSTVIEANVEYVFTDSDIGSFSLVTTLLGFTTTAAPTTFYPTILHTTIYNNSTNAAWVVAIIVPCAIIIGLVPCWILLCCLLCGCCAAIRRRWHRRRSYNVQYTTRNSLF